The sequence below is a genomic window from Lelliottia sp. JS-SCA-14.
CTGGTAGCGCGAAGACTGACAGGAAAACGCATGTCTCTACCGCAACTTTCGCTAAGTGCCGCACGCCATTTACACCTCGCCGCACAGGGGCTGTTGAAAAAGCCCCGCCGTCGCCCACAGCCCGCCGATATTCTCTTTGCCATCCAGCGCATGTCGCTGCTGCAAATCGACACCATTAATATCGTCGCCCGCAGCCCCTATCTGGTGCTGTTCAGTCGTCTCGGGAATTATCCCGCGCAGTGGCTGGATGACGCCCTGAGTCAGGGCGAACTCATGGAATACTGGGCGCACGAAGCCTGTTTCCTGCCGCGCAGCGATTTCAGTCTGGTGCGCCATCGCATGCTTGCGCCTGAGAAAATGGGCTGGAAGTACCGGCAAGAGTGGATGCAGGAAAATGCCGATGAGATTGACCAGCTGATCGCCCATATTCAAGACAACGGCCCGGTGCGCTCCGCCGATTTTGAACATCCGCGCAAAGGCACCAGCGGTTGGTGGGAGTGGAAACCGCATAAGCGTCATCTGGAAGGGCTGTTCACCTCCGGGAAAGTGATGGTGGTGGAGCGGCGCAATTTCCAGCGCGTCTACGATCTGACTCACCGGGTGATGCCGCACTGGGACGACGAGCGCGATCTGCTCGATCAGGCCACGGCTGAAAATATGATGCTGGAAAACAGCGCCCGCAGCCTGGGAATTTTCCGCGGCCAGTGGCTGGCGGATTACTATCGTCTGCGTCAGCCTGCGCTGAAACCGCTGCTCGAAAGCTGGCTGAACAATCAGCGCGTGTTGCGCGTGGAAGTCGAGCGGCTTGGCGAAATGTGGCTCCATGCGGATCTCTTCCCGCTGTTACCTCAGGCTGAGGACGATAAGCTGACCGCGTCACACAGCGCGGTCTTATCTCCCTTCGATCCCGTCGTCTGGGACCGCAAACGCGCCGAGCAGCTGTTTGATTTCACCTATCGTCTGGAATGCTACACCCCCGCGCCAAAGCGTCAGTTTGGCTATTTTGTCCTGCCTCTGCTGCATAAAGGCCGTCTGGTCGGGCGAATGGACGCGAAAATGCATCGCAAAACCGGCGTTCTCGAAATCATTTCGCTTTATCTGGAAGAGGGTGTGAAGGTCAGCGCAACGCTGGAGAAAGGTCTCACTTCCGCGCTCAACGATTTTGCCCTCTGGCAGCAGGCTCGTCAGATCACCCTGGCACGACTGCCGGACGGGTTGTTTGCGGGCTGTCGGAGTGGCTGGGAAATAGACATAGCCTGAAAAAGGAATGTGGTAAGCTTTAGCGATAACCTATACGGAGGAACTATGGATCACCGTTTACTTGAAATCATTGCCTGCCCGGTGTGCAACGGCAAACTGTATTACAGCCAGGATAAGCAAGAGCTGATTTGCAAAATCGACAACCTGGCATTCCCGTTTCGTGACGGCATCCCCGTCCTGCTGGAAACCGAAGCCCGTACGCTGGCGGCAGAAGAGAGCAGACCATGAGTTTTGTTGTCATCATCCCGGCACGTTTCGCCTCAACCCGTTTACCGGGCAAACCTCTGGTCGATATCAACGGTAAACCGATGATTGTTCACGTGCTCGACCGGGCGCGCGAATCCGGTGCCGAGCGCGTCATCGTCGCCACCGATCATGAAGACGTGGCGCGTGCGGTGGAAGCGGCGGGCGGCGAAGTGTGCATGACCCGCGCGGATCACCAGTCCGGTACTGAACGTCTGGCGGAAGTGGTTGAGAAATGCGGTTTTAGCGATGACACGGTGATCGTTAACGTGCAGGGCGATGAGCCGATGATCCCGGCGGTCATTATCCGTCAGGTTGCGGAAAACCTCGCGCAGCGCAAAGTGGGAATGGCAACGCTGGCGGTGCCGATTCATCACGCGGAAGAGGCGTTTAATCCGAACGCCGTAAAAGTGGTGATGGACGCGGAAGGTTACGCGCTCTATTTCTCCCGTGCGACCATCCCCTGGGATCGCGACCGTTTTGCCCAGTCTAAAGAGGCCATCGGCGATACGTTCCTGCGCCATTTGGGCATTTACGGCTACCGCGCTGGCTTTATCCGCCGCTACGTGACCTGGGCACCAAGCCCGCTGGAGCAGATCGAAATGCTCGAGCAGCTGCGTGTGCTGTGGTATGGCGAAAAGATCCATGTGGCTGTGGCCGAGGAAGTACCGGGAACCGGAGTGGATACCCCGGAAGATCTCGAACGCGTGCGCGCAGAACTGAAATAATCTCCATCATCCCCTCGTTCGGGGGGATGTTTTACCGCCACGTTTTATCTCATTTTTCTGGCTTCAAATTGATCTCATGAGGGTGACATCCGTCGGCTACGCGCTCATTATGAAAGCAGTAGTTTTGATGGGGGTAATCTCATATGGAACAATTGCGTGCTGAGCTGAGCCACCTGCTGGGCGAAAAACTCAGTCGGGTGGAGTGCGTGAGCGAGAAGGCGGACACTTCCCTGTGGTCGCTGTATGACAGTAACGGCAATCCCATGCCGTTAATGGCGAGAAGCTTTACCTCCCCGGGCGTCGCCAGGCAGCTGGCGTGGAAAATGTCGATGCTGGCGCGTAGCGGGACAGTGCGGATGCCGACGGTGTACGGCGTCATGACCCACGAAGAGCATCCCGGCCCGGATGTGCTGCTGATTGAGCGGCTGCGCGGTGTCCCGGTCGAAGCTCCCGCCAGAACGCCGGATCGCTGGGAACAGCTCAAAGATCAGATCGTCGAAGGGTTGTTGTCATGGCATCGCCAGGACAGCCGTGGGCTGGTAGGCCCGGTAGACAGCACCCAGGAAAACCTCTGGCCGCTCTGGTATCGCCAGCGGGTGGAAGTGCTCTGGGGAACCCTCAATCAGTTCAACAATACCGGGCTGAGCATGCAGGATAAGCGTATTTTATTCCGCACCCGCGAATGCCTGCCGACGATGTTCGAGGGTTTTAACGACAACTGTGTGTTAGTTCACGGCAATTTTACCCTGCGCAGCATGCTAAAAGATGCCCGTAGCGATCAGCTTCTGGCGATGGTCGGGCCGGGCATTATGCTGTGGGCACCGCGCGAATATGAACTCTTCCGCTTAGGCGAAAGCGCGCTGGCTGAGAGTTTGATGTGGCACTATCTGCAGCGAGCGCCAGTATCGGAATCCTTCCTCTGGCGTCGCTGGCTGTATCTCTTGTGGGATGAAGTCGCGCAGCTGGTGAATACCGGGCGTTTTAACCGCGCGAACTTTGATATGGCGACGAAATCACTCCTGCCCTGGCTCGCCTGACGAGCCTTTCAGCCACTGCCAGAGTCGCCCGAGGGATTCATACCCGACGCGATCGCTGTGCATCAGCCAGGTCGGAGACGGAATGATGCGCTCCCACGGGTTGAGCGGGGCGTCGATCGCCAGCTGATTCGCCGGGGCCGGGAGCGGGTGCAATCCGGCATGTTCAAAGAAAATCATCGCCCGCGGCAGATGCGAGGCGGAGGTTACCAGCAGGAAAGGCGCATCACCGATCGCCTGTTTCACGGCGGCGGCTTCTTCTTCCGTATCTTTCGGGCTGTCGAGGGTAATAATCGCCGAGCGCGGCACGCCAAGGGATTCCGCCACGCGCGCCCCGGCTTCTGCGGTACTGATCGGGTTGGTTTGAGCGGCGGCACCCGTGAAGATCATTTTCGATCCCGGATTGGCCAGCCACAGGCGAATCCCTTCGTTGAGCCGCGGCAAGCTGTTATTGATCAGGTTCGAACTGGGCGCCCATTTCTCGTCCCAGGTGTACCCGCCACCCAGCACCACGATGTACTCCACTTTCTGATTTCCCTGCCACGTCGGGTACTTATCTTCGATAGGGCGCAATAGCCCATCCGCCACCGGTTGCAGACTTAACAGCAGCAACGCCAGCCAACCCGTCGTAATGACGATTTTACCGCTTCGTTGAAAACGGGTGAACCAGACTAACAGCAGCCCGAGCGCAATGAACATCAGCAGGAGAGGGAGGGGAAGCATCATCCCTCCAATGTATTTCTTTAGGGTAAAAAGCATCCTTTTTGGTTCCTTTTTTAACCATACAGCAGGTGATTACACGCGATATTACACCAGAGAGGTTCATTCTCCGCGCGGGTGTGACAAAATAGCGGTTTTGCTGTTAGCGGATGGAACTCTCCCAATGCGGGATCGCAATTTTGATGACATCGCGGAAAAGTTTTCGCGGAACATTTACGGCACCACCAAGGGGCAGTTGCGTCAGACGATCCTGTGGCAGGATCTCGACACCGTACTGGCCACCTTTGGTGACCGAAAGTTGCGGGTTCTGGACGCGGGCGGCGGTGAAGGTCAGACCGCCATTTTAATGGCGCAGCGCGGCCATCACGTCACGCTTTGCGATCTCTCTTCTGAAATGGTCGAACGTGCAAAACGCGCGGCAGAAGAGAAAGGTGTGAGCGACAACATGCATTTTATACATTGCGCCGCTCAGGACATTGCGCAGCATTTGGAAACTCAGGTTGATCTGATATTGTTTCATGCTGTGCTGGAGTGGGTCGCCGAGCCGCAGGAGATGCTAAAAATCCTGTGGTCTGTGCTGACGCCCGGCGGCGCATTGTCGCTGATGTTCTACAATGCTAACGGCCTGCTGATGCGTAACGTCCTGGTGGGCAATTTCGGCTATGTACAGCAGGGCATGTATAAAAAGAAACGGCGCACGCTTTCGCCGGATTTCCCCCGCGATCCGCAGCAGGTCTACGGCTGGCTGGAAGAGATGGGCTGGGAGATCACCGGGAAAACGGGCGTCAGGGTGTTTCATGATTATCTGCGCGATAAACAAAAACAGCATGACTGTCTTGACGCGTTAACAGAAATAGAAACGCGGTATTGCCGTCAGGAACCCTTTATCAGTCTTGGGCGATACATTCACGTCATCGCGCGCAAGCCGCAGAAGCAAGGATAATTTATGAGTGAATTTTCCCAGACAGTCCCCGAACTGGTTGCCTGGGCCAGGAAAAACGATTTCTCCATCTCGCTGCCGGTCGACAGACTCTCATTCCTGCTGGCGGTTGCTACGCTGAACGGCGAACGTCTGGATGGAGAAATGAGCGAGGGTGAACTGGTGGACGCGTTCCGCCATGTCAGTGATGCGTTTGAGCAAACCAGCGAAACCATTAACGTGCGTGCCAACAACGCGATCAACGAGATGGTGCGTCAACGTCTGCTGAACCGCTTTACCAGCGAGCAGGCGGAAGGAAACGCCATCTATCGTCTGACGCCTCTGGGCATCGGCATCACGGATTACTACATTCGCCAGCGCGAATTCTCCACGCTGCGTCTCTCAATGCAGCTGTCGATTGTGGCGGGCGAACTGAAACGCGCGGCCGATGCGGCGGACGAAAATGGGGATGAATTCCACTGGCATCGCAACGTCTACGCCCCGCTGAAATACTCGGTGGCCGAGATTTTCGACAGCATCGATCTGACCCAGCGTCTGATGGACGAACAGCAGCAGCAGGTGAAAGACGATATCGCGCAGCTGCTGAATAAAGACTGGCGCGCGGCGATCTCCAGCTGTGAACTTCTATTGTCAGAAACCTCTGGTACTTTGCGCGAGCTGCAGGACACGCTGGAAGCGGCGGGGGATAAACTCCAGGCGAACTTGCTGCGCATCCAGGATGCGACGCTGGCCCATGACGATCTGCATTTTGTCGACCGTCTGGTGTTTGATCTGCAAAGCAAGCTCGACCGCATTATCAGCTGGGGTCAACAGTCGATCGATCTCTGGATCGGCTATGACCGTCACGTGCATAAATTTATCCGAACAGCCATCGACATGGATAAGAACCGCGTGTTCGCCCAGCGTCTGCGCCAGTCGGTACAGAGTTATTTCGATGCGCCGTGGGCGCTGACCCACGCCAACGCCGATCGTCTGCTGGATATGCGCGACGAAGAGATGGCGCTGCGCGACGAAGAGGTTACCGGTGAACTGCCTCCGGATCTGGAGTTTGAAGAATTCAACGAAATTCGCGAGCAACTTGCGGCAATGATCGAAGAACAGCTCGCCGTCTATAAAACCAGACAAGTGCCGCTGGATCTTGGTCTCGTGGTGCGCGACTATCTGGTGCAATACCCGCGTGCGCGCCATTTTGATATCGCCCGCATTGTCGTCGACCAGGCCGTGCGCCTGGGCGTCGCGCAAGCAGATTTCACCGGACTGCCACCGAAGTGGCAGCCGATTAACGATTACGGAGCCAAGGTACAGGCGCATGTCATTGACAAATATTGAACAAGTGATGCCAGTAAAACTGGCCCAGGCGCTGGCAAATCCGTTATTTCCGGCGCTGGACAGCCAGCTGCGTGCCGGTCGTCACATTGGTCTTGACGAGCTGGATAATCACGCATTTCTGATGGACTTCCAGGAGTATCTGGAAGAGTTTTACGCCCGCTATAACGTCGAGCTGATCCGCGCGCCGGAAGGTTTTTTCTACCTCCGCCCGCGTTCTACGACGCTTATCCCGCGCTCGGTGCTGTCCGAGCTGGACATGATGGTCGGCAAGATCCTGTGCTATCTCTACCTGAGCCCGGAACGTCTGGCGAACGAAGGGATCTTCACCCAGCAGGAGCTGTATGAAGAGCTGCTGAGCCTGGCGGACGAGAGCAAACTGCTCAAGCTGGTCAACAACCGCTCTACCGGCTCTGACCTTGACCGTCAGAAGTTACAGGAAAAGGTGCGCTCTTCCCTGAACCGTCTGCGCCGTCTGGGGATGGTCTGGTTTATGGGCCACGACAGCAGCAAATTCCGCATTACCGAATCCGTGTTCCGCTTTGGCGCTGACGTGCGCACTGGCGACGACCCGCGTGAAGCGCAGCTGCGCATGATCCGCGACGGTGAAGCCATGCCATTAGAAAACAATTTACAGCTCAATGATGAGATTGAAGAGAGTCAGCCGGATAGCGGGGAGGAAGAATAATGATTGAACGCGGTAAATTTCGTTCGCTAACGCTGGTTAACTGGAACGGTTTCTTCGCCCGAACCTTCGATCTGGATGAGCTGGTCACGACGCTCTCCGGCGGTAACGGGGCGGGTAAGTCCACCACCATGGCGGCCTTCGTCACGGCGTTGATCCCCGATCTGACGCTGCTGCACTTCCGAAACACCACCGAAGCGGGCGCGACAAGCGGTTCCCGCGATAAAGGTCTGCACGGTAAGCTGAAAGCGGGCGTCTGTTATTCGGTGCTGGATGTCATTAACTCCCGCCATCAGCGCGTGGTGGTCGGTGTGCGTCTGCAGCAAATTGCGGGTCGCGACCGTAAAGTCGACATCAAACCCTTCGCCATTCAGGGGCTGCCGACCTCGGTTCAACCGACCTCTTTGCTGACGGAAACCCTGAACGATCGTCAGGCGCGCGTGTTGCCGCTCAACGAACTGAAGGACAAACTCGAAGCAATCGAAGGCGTCCAGTTCAAGCAGTTCAACTCGATTACCGATTACCACTCGCTGATGTTCGATCTGGGCGTTGTCGCGCGTCGTCTGCGCACCGCATCGGACCGTAGCAAATACTATCGCCTGATTGAAGCCTCCCTGTACGGCGGGATCTCCAGCGCCATTACCCGCTCCCTGCGCGACTACCTGTTGCCAGAAAACAGCGGCGTGCGTAAAGCCTTCCAGGACATGGAAGCGGCGCTGCGCGAAAACCGCATGACGCTCGAAGCGATTCGCGTCACTCAGTCTGACCGCGACCTGTTCAAACATCTGATCAGCGAAGCGACTAACTACGTGGCGGCGGACTATATGCGCCACGCCAACGAGCGTCGCATTCATCTGGATAAAGCGCTGGAGTATCGCCGCGAGCTGTTCACCTCGCGTAAACAGCTGGTGGCCGAGCAGTATAAACACGTTGAGATGGCCCGCGAGCTGGGCGAACACAACGGCGCGGAAGGGGATCTCGAAGCCGATTATCAGGCCGCCAGCGATCACCTGAATCTGGTGCAAACGGCCCTGCGTCAGCAGGAGAAAATCGAGCGCTACGAAGCCGATCTCGATGAGCTGCAGATCCGCCTCGAAGAACAAAATGAAGTGGTGGCCGAAGCCGCCGACATGCAGGAAGAGAAAGAGGCGCGCGCTGAAGCCGCTGAGCTGGAAGTGGATGAGCTGAAAAATCAGCTGGCCGACTACCAGCAGGCGCTCGATGTTCAGCAGACCCGCGCCATTCAGTACACTCAGGCGTTACAGGCGCTGCAACGCGCGAAAGAGCTGTGCCATCTTCCGGATTTAACGCCGGACAGTGCCGACGAGTGGCTGGAAACCTTCCAGGCAAAAGAACAGGAAGCGACGGAGAAATTACTCTCCCTCGATCAGAAAATGAGCGTGGCGCAAGCGGCGCACAGTCAGTTTGAGCAGGCGTACCAGCTGGTCGCGGCGATCAACGGCCCGCTGGCGCGTAGTGATGCCTGGGGAGTGGCGCGTGAATTGCTGCGCGACGGTGTCAACCAGCGCCATCTGGCGGAGCAGGTGCAGCCGCTGCGCATGCGTCTGAACGAGCTGGAACAGCGTCTGCGTGAACAGCAGGAGGCCGAACGCCTGCTGGCTGAATTCTGCAAGCGTCAGGGTAAGCATGTCGATATCGACGACCTGGAAACTTTGCATCAGGAGCTGGAAGCGCGCATCGCGTCTCTGTCCGACAGCGTCTCCAGCGCCAGCGAGCAGCGCATGGTGCTGCGCCAGGAGCTGGAACAGCTTCAGTCGCGTACTCAGACTCTGCTGCAACGTGCTCCTGTCTGGCTGGCCGCGCAGAGCAGCCTGAATCAGCTGAGCGAGCAGTGCGGCGAAGAGTTCGAATCCAGCTCTGAAGTGACCGAATATCTGCAACAGTTGCTGGAGCGCGAGCGTGAAGCCATTGTTGAGCGTGATGAAGTCGGCGCGCGTAAAAACGCTGTCGATGAAGAAATTGAACGCTTAAGTCAGCCAGGCGGCGCGGAAGATGCCCGTCTGAATGCGCTGGCAGAACGTTTTGGCGGCGTGCTGCTGTCCGAAATCTACGACGACGTCAGCCTTGAAGATGCGCCGTATTACTCCGCGCTGTATGGCCCGTCCCGTCATGCGATCGTCGTTCCGGATTTGTCGCTGATTGCCGATCAGCTGGAAGGGCTGGAAGAGTGTCCGGAAGATCTCTATCTGATCGAAGGAGATCCGCAGTCCTTCGATGACAGCGTGTTCAACGTCGATGAGCTGGAAAAAGCGGTGGTGGTGAAAGTCGCCGACCGCCAGTGGCGTTATTCTCGCTTCCCGACGCTGCCGATCTTTGGCCGCGCCGCGCGTGAAAACCGTATCGAAAGCCTGCACGCGGAACGTCAAACCCTGTCTGAACGCTTCGCGACGCTGTCGTTTGACGTGCAGAAAACCCAGCGTTTACACCAGGCATTCAGCCGCTTTATCGGCAGTCACGTGGCCGTGGCCTTTGAGGCCGATCCTGAAGCTGAAATCCGTAAACTCAACACCCGCCGTGGCGAACTGGAACGTGCCCTGAGCAATCATGAAAATGATAATCAGCAGAGCCGCGTACAGTTTGAACAGGCGAAAGAGGGCGTCGCTGCCCTGAACCGTATCCTGCCGCGTCTGAATCTGCTGGGTGACGAAACCCTGGCCGATCGCGTGGATGAAATTCAGGAACGTCTGGATGAAGCCCAGGAAGCCGCGCGCTTTGTGCAGCAGCACGGCAACCAGCTCGCGAAGCTGGAGCCGGTGCTGTCGGTTCTGCAAAGCGACCCGGAACAGTACGAACAGCTGAAAGAAGATTACGCCTACTCCCAGCAGATGCAGCGTGATGCGCGCCAGCAGGCGTTTGCCCTGACCGAAGTGGTGCAGCGTCGTGCGCACTTCGGTTACAGCGACTCGGCAGAAATGCTGAGCGGCAACAGCGATTTGAACGAAAAACTGCGCCAGCGTCTGGAGCAAGCGGAAGCGGAGCGCAGCCGCAGCCGCGATGCCCTGCGCAGCCACGCCGCGCAGCTCGGCCAGTACAATCAGGTTCTGGCGTCGCTGAAAAGCTCCTTCGATACCAAGAAAGAGCTGCTCACCGACCTGCATAAAGAGCTGCAGGATATCGGCGTTCGCGCGGACAGCGGGGCGGAAGAGCGCGCGCGCATTCGTCGCGACGAACTGCACAGCCAGCTGAGTAACAACCGTACCCGTCGTCATCAGCTGGAAAAAGCCCTGACCCTGTGCGAAGCGGAGATGGATAACCTGACCCGTCGCCTGCGCAAGCTGGAACGCGATTATCACGAAATGCGCGAGCAAGTCGTGACCGCCAAAGCGGGCTGGTGTGCGGTCATGCGTCTGGTAAAAGACAGCGGCGTTGAACGTCGACTACACCGTCGCGAGCTGGCTTATCTCTCGGGTGATGAGCTGCGTTCGATGTCGGATAAGGCGCTGGGTGCGCTGCGCCCGGCAGTGGCAGACAACGAACATCTGCGCGATGTGCTGCGTATGTCTGAAGATCCGAAACGTCCTGAGCGTAAAATTCAGTTCTTCGTGGCGGTTTATCAGCACCTGCGTGAACGTATTCGTCAGGATATCATTCGTACGGACGATCCGGTCGAAGCCATCGAACAGATGGAAATCGAGCTGGGCCGTCTGACGGAAGAGCTGACCTCTCGCGAGCAGAAGCTGGCGATCAGCTCCCGCAGCGTGGCGAACATTATTCGCAAAACCATCCAGCGCGAGCAGAACCGTATTCGTATGCTCAACCAGGGCCTGCAGAGCGTGTCGTTCGGCCAGGTGAACAGCGTGCGTCTGAACGTCAACGTTCGTGAAGCGCATGCCACTCTGCTGGATGTGCTCTCGGAGCAGCACGAGCAGCATCAGGATCTGTTTAACAGCAACCGCCTGACCTTCTCGGAAGCGCTGGCGAAGCTCTATCAGCGTCTTAATCCGCAGATCGATATGGGCCAGCGCACGCCGCAAACCATCGGTGAAGAGCTGCTGGATTACCGTAACTATCTGGAAATGGAAGTTGAGGTTAACCGTGGTTCCGACGGCTGGCTGCGCGCAGAGTCTGGCGCGCTCTCTACCGGGGAGGCGATCGGTACCGGGATGTCGATTCTGGTGATGGTCGTGCAGAGCTGGGAAGATGAAGCGCGACGCCTGCGCGGCAAGGATATCTCGCCGTGCCGTCTGCTGTTCCTCGATGAGGCTGCCCGACTCGATGCCCGTTCCATCGCCACGCTGTTTGAACTGTGTGACCGTCTGGATATGCAGCTGATTATCGCAGCACCTGAAAACATCAGTCCGGAAAAAGGCACGACCTACAAACTGGTGCGTAAGGTGTTCAATAATACCGAGCACGTACACGTCGTGGGCCTGCGCGGTTTTGCACCGCAGCCGCCGGAGTCGTTACCGGGTACGGCAGACGCGTCGTAACGCGTTTTTGATGAAAAGGGCGGCACAAGGGTGCTGCCCTTTTTATTTGCTTAACTTGCGCTTCACGCTGCGTTATCTTTAAACTTCTTTACATAAGGTAAGGCAGTAGCGTCTGTGCCTTTCTATAATGAAGAAAAGCCCCGGTGTTGTGGGCAGGTCGTAAAGCAAACAGGGGGCAAGGGATGTTGCTAAAGAAAATTCATGGTCGTCAGCTGTCCGCACTCAGTGTGTGCCTGACGTTAATATTCGCTCCACTGTTTAATGCCAGGGCCGATGAGCCTGAAGTGGTTCCCGTCGACAGTTCTGCAACGATGGGCGCACAGCCGACTTCGCTGCTACAGCCGCTGGAGCAATCCAGTGCGACCGCCATTATGGCGGGCATCAAACAGCTGCCGGCCGATGTGGACACACAAGCGCTGCGCCAGCAGCTGCAAACCGGACTGCCTGCGGGATATACGCCCGCTTATCTTAATCAGCTCACCTTAATCTATGCCGCGCGCGACATGAAGCCGATGTGGGAAGACCGCGATGCCGTCCGTGCCTTCCAGCAACAGCTGGCGGAAGTGGCCATCGCCGGTTTTCAGCCGCAGTTCACCGCCTGGGTGGAGCTTCTGACCGACCCGACCGTGACGGGCATGGCGCGTGATGTTGTCCTGTCCGACGCGATGATGGGCTATTTGCAGTTCGTGGCGGGAATTCCGGTCAACGGCAACCGCTGGCTGTACAGTGAAAAGCCTTACAAACTGGCGACACCTGCGCTTTCGGTGATTAACCAGTGGCAGGTGGCGCTGGACAAAGGGACGCTGCCGCGCTTTATCGCGAGCCTGGCTCCGGCGCATCCGCAATATGCCACGATGCACCAGTCGTTATTGCAGCTGGTGGCCGATACTCGTCCGTGGCCTCAGCTCAAAAGCACTGCCTCACTGCGCCCTGGCCAGTGGAGTAGCGATGTTCCGGCGCTGCGCGAAATCCTGCGTCGTACCGGTGAGTCTGATGCAGGGGCGAAAATTGCGCTGCCGGGCGATGATCCCCAGAGCGTGGTGGTCAGTCCATCTGCGCCTGTTGTGAAGAAAAAATCTGCTGTGCCAGCCGATAAACCTGCGGCCTACGACCGTGAACTGGTTGCCGCCGTGAAGGCGTTTCAGGCTGCGCAGGGACTGGGTGCCGACGGAGTGATTGGGCAGTCTACGCGCGACTGGCTGAATGTCTCTCCGGCTCAGCGCGCAGGCGTGCTGGCGTTGAATATTCAGCGCTTACGTTTGCTTCCGGGCACCTTATCCACCGGTATTATGGTTAACATCCCGGCCTACTCGCTGGTCTATTACCAGAACGGCAGCGAAGTGCTGGCCTCCCGCGTGATTGTGGGCCGTCCGGATCGCAAAACGCCGATGATGAGCAGCGCGCTGAACAACGTGGTGGTCAACCCGCCGTGGAACGTGCCGCCGACTCTCGCGCGAAAAGACATCCTGCCGAAAGTGTGGAATGACCCGGGTTATCTCGAACGTCACGGCTACACGATGATGCGCGGCTGGAACAGCAACCAGCCGATTGATCCGTATCAGGTCGACTGGTCAACGATTACGGCATCGAACCTGCCATTCCGCTTCCAGCAGGCGCCGGGCGAGCGTAACTCGCTGGGCCGGTACAAGTTCAATATGCCAAGTTCGGATGCGATCTATCTGCACGATACGCCGAACCATAACCTGTTCCAGAAAGATACGCGCGCCCTGAGTTCCGGCTGCGTTCGTGTCAATAAAGCGTCTGAACTGGCTAATATGCTGCTGGGGGATGCGGGCTGGAACGACACGCGGATTTCCGATGCGCTGAAAGAAGGGAACACGCGCTACGTGAATATTCGGCAAAATATTCCGGTCAATCTTTACTACCTGACGGCGTTTGTCGGCGCCGATGGGCGGACCCAATATCGTACAGATATTTACAATTATG
It includes:
- the mukB gene encoding chromosome partition protein MukB, encoding MIERGKFRSLTLVNWNGFFARTFDLDELVTTLSGGNGAGKSTTMAAFVTALIPDLTLLHFRNTTEAGATSGSRDKGLHGKLKAGVCYSVLDVINSRHQRVVVGVRLQQIAGRDRKVDIKPFAIQGLPTSVQPTSLLTETLNDRQARVLPLNELKDKLEAIEGVQFKQFNSITDYHSLMFDLGVVARRLRTASDRSKYYRLIEASLYGGISSAITRSLRDYLLPENSGVRKAFQDMEAALRENRMTLEAIRVTQSDRDLFKHLISEATNYVAADYMRHANERRIHLDKALEYRRELFTSRKQLVAEQYKHVEMARELGEHNGAEGDLEADYQAASDHLNLVQTALRQQEKIERYEADLDELQIRLEEQNEVVAEAADMQEEKEARAEAAELEVDELKNQLADYQQALDVQQTRAIQYTQALQALQRAKELCHLPDLTPDSADEWLETFQAKEQEATEKLLSLDQKMSVAQAAHSQFEQAYQLVAAINGPLARSDAWGVARELLRDGVNQRHLAEQVQPLRMRLNELEQRLREQQEAERLLAEFCKRQGKHVDIDDLETLHQELEARIASLSDSVSSASEQRMVLRQELEQLQSRTQTLLQRAPVWLAAQSSLNQLSEQCGEEFESSSEVTEYLQQLLEREREAIVERDEVGARKNAVDEEIERLSQPGGAEDARLNALAERFGGVLLSEIYDDVSLEDAPYYSALYGPSRHAIVVPDLSLIADQLEGLEECPEDLYLIEGDPQSFDDSVFNVDELEKAVVVKVADRQWRYSRFPTLPIFGRAARENRIESLHAERQTLSERFATLSFDVQKTQRLHQAFSRFIGSHVAVAFEADPEAEIRKLNTRRGELERALSNHENDNQQSRVQFEQAKEGVAALNRILPRLNLLGDETLADRVDEIQERLDEAQEAARFVQQHGNQLAKLEPVLSVLQSDPEQYEQLKEDYAYSQQMQRDARQQAFALTEVVQRRAHFGYSDSAEMLSGNSDLNEKLRQRLEQAEAERSRSRDALRSHAAQLGQYNQVLASLKSSFDTKKELLTDLHKELQDIGVRADSGAEERARIRRDELHSQLSNNRTRRHQLEKALTLCEAEMDNLTRRLRKLERDYHEMREQVVTAKAGWCAVMRLVKDSGVERRLHRRELAYLSGDELRSMSDKALGALRPAVADNEHLRDVLRMSEDPKRPERKIQFFVAVYQHLRERIRQDIIRTDDPVEAIEQMEIELGRLTEELTSREQKLAISSRSVANIIRKTIQREQNRIRMLNQGLQSVSFGQVNSVRLNVNVREAHATLLDVLSEQHEQHQDLFNSNRLTFSEALAKLYQRLNPQIDMGQRTPQTIGEELLDYRNYLEMEVEVNRGSDGWLRAESGALSTGEAIGTGMSILVMVVQSWEDEARRLRGKDISPCRLLFLDEAARLDARSIATLFELCDRLDMQLIIAAPENISPEKGTTYKLVRKVFNNTEHVHVVGLRGFAPQPPESLPGTADAS
- the ldtD gene encoding L,D-transpeptidase, with the translated sequence MLLKKIHGRQLSALSVCLTLIFAPLFNARADEPEVVPVDSSATMGAQPTSLLQPLEQSSATAIMAGIKQLPADVDTQALRQQLQTGLPAGYTPAYLNQLTLIYAARDMKPMWEDRDAVRAFQQQLAEVAIAGFQPQFTAWVELLTDPTVTGMARDVVLSDAMMGYLQFVAGIPVNGNRWLYSEKPYKLATPALSVINQWQVALDKGTLPRFIASLAPAHPQYATMHQSLLQLVADTRPWPQLKSTASLRPGQWSSDVPALREILRRTGESDAGAKIALPGDDPQSVVVSPSAPVVKKKSAVPADKPAAYDRELVAAVKAFQAAQGLGADGVIGQSTRDWLNVSPAQRAGVLALNIQRLRLLPGTLSTGIMVNIPAYSLVYYQNGSEVLASRVIVGRPDRKTPMMSSALNNVVVNPPWNVPPTLARKDILPKVWNDPGYLERHGYTMMRGWNSNQPIDPYQVDWSTITASNLPFRFQQAPGERNSLGRYKFNMPSSDAIYLHDTPNHNLFQKDTRALSSGCVRVNKASELANMLLGDAGWNDTRISDALKEGNTRYVNIRQNIPVNLYYLTAFVGADGRTQYRTDIYNYDLTARSGAQILPKAEQLIR